One window of the Torulaspora delbrueckii CBS 1146 chromosome 6, complete genome genome contains the following:
- the LCL2 gene encoding Lcl2p (similar to Saccharomyces cerevisiae YLR104W; ancestral locus Anc_8.293), with amino-acid sequence MMWNLLGSFLMTIAIGSGFLFNFNQHQNQEQQGAPQSFEDKYLNSECGGYLCPDTMECVAQPKDCPCPFPSSQLRCVLPDNQYICISKPATHDEKLNEIYDDPVKGPKAKNKGVRDCGWVSQAHKDLI; translated from the coding sequence ATGATGTGGAATCTTTTAGGGTCATTTTTGATGACGATAGCTATTGGGTCCggttttcttttcaactttaaTCAACACCAGAACCAGGAACAACAAGGTGCTCCGCAATCGTTCGAGGACAAATACTTAAACAGCGAATGTGGTGGATATCTATGTCCTGACACAATGGAGTGCGTCGCACAACCAAAAGATTGTCCTTGTCCCTTTCCAAGCTCACAACTGAGGTGTGTGCTTCCCGATAACCAATACATCTGCATCTCGAAGCCAGCTACGCACGACGAAAAGCTGAACGAAATTTATGATGATCCAGTGAAAGGCCCTAAAGCCAAGAACAAAGGGGTTAGAGATTGTGGTTGGGTCTCTCAAGCGCACAAGGATCTGATATAA
- the SEN2 gene encoding tRNA splicing endonuclease subunit SEN2 (similar to Saccharomyces cerevisiae SEN2 (YLR105C); ancestral locus Anc_8.294) has translation MAKGKPNGVRYRYPLPIHPIQLPILVPHNPVSCIYWAYCYVTTINRVTKIHVDITSGKYAHVLVRNAEQMMYLWENGFFGTGQLSRSEPTWIERTVTRINESMGDGSKNLALERITEKRRLQRLEFKRKRVEFEKYILDLRRQGGSIEQETEVLEKQRQALRDFKASQDKDNSEEEIILYNESESLFDDEGGVQPLEALELMPVEAIFLSFALPVLDISIKTLAGRLFDNDTLSYNTLYPLVRQYVAYHHYRSHGWCVRSGIKFGCDYLLYKRGPPFQHAQFCITVLDSEEYHDYTWYSSAARVVGGAKKTLILCYVERMASEERIVELWKNGQFADVFSSFKIGEVIYRRWVPGKNRD, from the coding sequence ATGGCGAAGGGAAAGCCAAACGGGGTGCGATATCGTTATCCACTGCCGATACATCCCATTCAACTACCAATTCTAGTGCCACACAACCCAGTCTCCTGTATATATTGGGCTTACTGCTACGTAACGACTATCAACAGAGTTACAAAGATCCATGTGGATATCACCAGTGGCAAATATGCTCACGTATTGGTGCGAAATGCTGAGCAAATGATGTACCTATGGGAGAATGGCTTCTTTGGCACAGGTCAGTTATCTAGAAGTGAGCCAACCTGGATAGAACGTACAGTGACCAGGATCAACGAAAGTATGGGGGACGGCTCTAAAAACTTGGCTTTAGAAAGGATTACtgaaaagagaagattGCAAAGATTGGAGTTTAAGAGAAAGAGGGTGGAGTTCGAGAAGTATATATTAGACTTGAGAAGGCAAGGTGGTAgcattgaacaagaaactgaagTTCTAGAGAAACAGAGACAGGCGCTACGCGATTTCAAGGCATCACAGGATAAAGATAactctgaagaagaaataatCCTTTACAATGAGTCTGAGTCACTTTTCGACGATGAAGGTGGGGTTCAACCGCTGGAAGCTTTGGAATTGATGCCTGTGGAAGCCATTTTCCTTTCATTTGCACTACCTGTACTCGATATAAGTATTAAGACGCTTGCTGGCAGACTATTTGACAATGATACTCTCTCTTACAATACTCTGTACCCTCTCGTCAGACAATATGTGGCTTACCACCACTACCGGTCGCATGGTTGGTGTGTGAGATCCGGTATCAAGTTTGGTTGCGATTATCTTCTCTACAAGCGTGGACCCCCATTCCAGCATGCTCAATTCTGCATCACGGTGCTGGATAGCGAAGAATACCACGACTACACATGGTATTCAAGTGCTGCACGGGTTGTAGGTGGGGCCAAGAAGACGTTGATTTTGTGCTATGTAGAAAGAATGGCTTCAGAGGAACGGATCGTTgaactttggaagaatggGCAGTTCGCTGATGTGTTTTCcagtttcaaaattggaGAGGTAATCTACAGAAGATGGGTCCCAGGTAAAAACAGAGACTAA